CTTTGCTTTCTAAATGTTGAAAACAAACgtggtttattattttatacatttttaaaaaatcacttcGCATCCAATACATACACCTATAAAAAGGAAAATTGCTTAGATAATTTTGTAGTACTTTATTTCCCCTGTGTGTCGCTGTTTACCCATGTGGATTTGCCGTAGAACTTCCGCTTTAGACGCTCCGCACGCAGATTGGTTGTATTTAGTCACGTGATTTTCCCGAACGCCATCTTGCAGCTCACAGTCCGCCGGCGtggaatcattttttttcttcttcgtgaatcTTCCTTAATTTCTGGAACTTGAGACAGCGAAGTATGGCCAGATGCGTGGCTGTTGGATGTCAGTCGCGAAGTGTCAAAGGTGTGAAGCTCCATAGGTTTCCCCGTGACGCCAAGAGAAGAAAAATATGGGCTGAGAAAGTATGTCGCCAGGATGGTTGGAAACCAAATGACTACTCCTACCTTTGTGACGTAAGTTTAGTCTCCCTGATGTAAGAataaattgataaaaaaaacgATAGACATGGCATCGGAGAAATCGTTTGTGGAAAACTACTTCAGTAATGCCAATAAAAGTTCTGTGTTTGGTTTTACAGAAACATTTCGACGATAGTCAAAGAGAGTGTAAACGTGCAGATGGAAAAGCATTGCTCAAGCCCAATGCTGTTCCCAATATCTTCAAATACATCACAGAGTGTAAAAATCGACAAATCCTACGTAAAAGGATCACCGACGCCAACCCCGATGAAGGTCTTGCCACCAAGGCAAGCCACTCGAACTTCTTGGAGGACCACACTTACTGTTTCACTCTGAGATGCTGTGGAGATTCATCTTCTGAAGGTGACGTATATTTCAGCATATGTcttaaaaattaaatccatGGTGTCATAACAGAGAGCAGGTGTTGTAGACATCATTGTTTCTTTTGggaaactttaaaaatatttttataaatactGAGTAGTGGGAATAATTTTAGATTGAATATGACTTGAAGTTCAttccaaaaaaataatgaaaaagctGTTTTATCGAATTCTGCTATCTTTAATGTGgtgcagtggttcccaaacgtTCTTGCAGCGCCCCCTTTTGGAgataaaattgatttattttgcgTATCTGGTCTTTAAAATTACCCACAATTACTACCGAGTAAagcttgaccttttttttttgcattctacAGACATCAGAACACATTTTCATCTTGTGGAGCCGGAGCCAAAGTGCCATCACGTTCAGGATGAAGAGGAGCCAAAAGCTCCTAACATTCAGGAGCTAGAGGTTCCCCACATCAAAGAGGAAGAGCAGGAGTTTGATATCACCACGTTTCCTTTGACTGTCATTGTGAAGAGTGAAGATgatggagaccactgtggaggATCAGAAACAGACAGCATCCCCGCTCCATTATCAAATTGCGACGACATGAAGCCACACTCTTCCGATATAAAGGCTGAAGACTGTGAATTTGACGAAACGTGTCACACTTACGACAAGCGTGTGAAATGTGGTCAGAGTGACAAATGTTTTCCCAAGAAGTCTTTGTTAAAAAGGAAAAGAGCACACGCCGGAGAGAAACATTTTGCTGATTCAGACTGTAACTTGAGCTTCAGTGAACGTTCAGAGTTGGTTCTACATATGAGATCAcaaactgggaacaaacagtTCTCATGGTCAGTTTGTTCTGAGAGATTCACTTTAAAGGGACATTTAATCACACGCACGCTGTGAAGAAACCTTTCTCAGTCTGCTCCTTAAGTTTTATTAAGCGTTGCTATTTAATAATACACACGAAAAGTCAGTCGAGAGAGACTTTGTGGAGAAGCGACAGTTTGCAAGACATGCAAGAACGCTcactggagagaaaccttttgcctgctcacttTGTGGGAAAAGATTCAGAAGTGACATTTAGGAACGTATTCACACTGGAGAAAGATCTTTTGCCTATTCTGCCTGCACCTTTGCATTAAGTAATGGTTCAGCCTTGGTGAGACACATGAGAACACACACCGGGGAGAAGTTCTGTGTCAGCTCAAGAGACACGTGTGCCAGTGGGATGAGCAGCAGTAATTTAAGCTTTAAATAGATTGTAAAAAGTTTTTATATTGTCATGAATAAAATATCACCATCAAATTGTGATAGAGTTCAGTAtctattatttttacttttgttgttatttatgaGTTACCCCCAAGGTTGTATTTCTCAAGGTTTTATACTGGGAGACAACGGGCAGCTCGTATTTGAGTAAAGTGAGCTCTAATGCAGTTTTAGTGCCACCTAGTGGGGGAGTTGATCCGTTACAGTTTACCCCTCAATTGACACGCAAAAGTGAGATTTTTTCGCTTTCAGTGCGCCTCCTTCAAAAAACAAGCACAAAAAAAGGCTAATTATTTTTTGTTACTATTCAAAAACTCTCAGGCCCTGAGTGACATTGATGAAACGTGCTGCAAGTATTTGCGAACTCTGTGGTTTTCCCGTGGAAATGAACCACTTCCTGCTCAATCTTTGCAAAACAGTCTAAACAACTTCACAAGGCCAAGATAAGAAATACAAACgatctaatctttttttttccctctcgacattttgatgaaaacaaatcccgcacaagaaaacaaaaaagaggactttgaatattatgTGAATTTTAAACTCACACAACGAGTCTCTGGGTTTAAATACAACATATTTTGTTGCCGATTtaacattatatatataatatatacgtGTAGTATCAGAATttcaatgttttaaaaaaatcatcgaGACATTATTATTCCAATCTCCCGGGaaagcttttatttttatatttaccgGAAGTACTTTGTTGCCTACTATAAACTATTGTCTAATGTCGGGGCGGGGGCGCAGGTTAGAGGCTCGCAGTCGTCGAGACTCGGGATGTGTCGCAGTCGAGCAGGGAGTAGGAGTCGACTTACGTCGTGGGGAGAAGCGTCTCCGCCGTCGCCTGCAAGGTAAATAAACGTCAACATGTGTTTTGTGTACTTTAGAGTCCGACAGGGCGGTCCGTCATGCAGGTAAGTTGATTCACAAGAGATTCACCCAAACTGACGTTCGTTCGGGAAAGTTGTGCAAAAGTGAAAAACGCTTCCTGCTCCTGCTGCATACCACGGCTCTTATAGTCCCTTACCGATGCGCTGCGACATATTGCGACCGTGTGTCATGTTTAAGGCTCCATGTACTGAAGTGTATATTTTTACTTCGAACCACAAAAATAATTGTCAAGGCAAAGCAGATGGTCACAGAGAGAGGAAACAAATTAGAAATTTGATCTTTCTAGAGGGTGACTCCACCTTTCGGTTACAGACTCTCcacactttgcttttttttttttttttagctactgGTATATCTGAAATTAGCAATGTAGCATTTTTGTCAAACACaatgtgaaacttttttttttgtgaaagttcatgtgcattttgattggttgtTACTTCTGTGATGTCATACAGGGgtgaatattcaaatattgatTTGCCTCAATACTACCATCCACTGATTAGTCACTCATAAAAACTGGTTGACTCTGGGACAGTTAAGATACTTTGCTTGGTGTGTGGCGGACCTTTGTCATATGCCCTATAACTAACCCCAAACtcctgttaaccctaaccctaacccacttaacataaccctaacccaaactctgACCTCTAAGACTCATTCTTAATCTAAAACCCAAACCTCAAAATGTAATCCTTAAATGAACATAAACCTACTGAGCTCTTCTTAATCACTAAGAAATAAATTCAGATGTTTGTTCAGATAAAAGCTGACCACATTTTGATAATCATTTTCTGGTCGCAGTTAACTTATACAAGACCTATTTCCTGATGCATACTTTGGTCTGACGGGCGACAAGGAACGAGCTCCCCATCGTGTTCCGACACGACGCTCTCGTTGTTTAGCTCGCACGCTCGCTGACTGacagcaagacaaaaaaaagaagcagaggCGTTAAGATCCGGTGAAAATCACTTCTCTCGAAATACGTGATAAGAGTTTCGTTTTGTGGGTTAATGACTTGATTCATGGTTGGAAGAGGAAGTAACATGGTGTGGAAAGATTGCACGTGCGAGTGTGCTCGTGATGCAATTGCATCAAGTCAAACGGAGTCCTGGTTGATTTTCAATATATCTTATCCATTAATCAGCCTTGCAAAAAGAACACCACATTTATCCTCCagctgtgttttgttttcttagcCATCACTGTCAAGGTCATCAACATTTGTCTGGCCATGAACATTCGGttcttgtttctttttcatGATGTGTCCATGAAAAGTGTACTTATGGGCTGATGTGATTACGTTACGGACTGATGCTCTCGCTCAGGTTTTGCCTgcccagtgtttttttttttttttttctactgaaattgtgttgtttaGCTGTGCTCCTAATCCCCATATTTGGGTCGGGCTGCAGACCTATGACGCAAGCACTTTGCTGGGTTTGATCTGCAGACGCCGTGCGGTGCACAGGTTTTGTTGCGACTCATTTTACTAGCTAGAGGCAAAGTAGGACTCGCACACATTGCCAAATGATTCTTGAATCCGACTCGGCCAACATTTCCATGATCAAGAGTAATACAATGCTCGATTGTTTTCTGCCCCGCCCCCACACGGAAAAAGAAAACCTTTCACTCTCCCTAAATTCCCTGCCACGATGACAATTCTACAGTATATTATAAAGAGACGCATAAATTTTTTATAATTACACTTCTTCATAACATTGTATTcttattaacattaaagtaaACAAATCAAAGTCAACTTACCAAAAAAGAAgaatgaaatttaaaaagttAACATTGTTTTTTGTCACAGAACAGCATTTGCC
This genomic window from Syngnathus scovelli strain Florida chromosome 4, RoL_Ssco_1.2, whole genome shotgun sequence contains:
- the LOC125966724 gene encoding zinc finger protein 260, whose translation is MARCVAVGCQSRSVKGVKLHRFPRDAKRRKIWAEKVCRQDGWKPNDYSYLCDKHFDDSQRECKRADGKALLKPNAVPNIFKYITECKNRQILRKRITDANPDEGLATKASHSNFLEDHTYCFTLRCCGDSSSEDIRTHFHLVEPEPKCHHVQDEEEPKAPNIQELEVPHIKEEEQEFDITTFPLTVIVKSEDDGDHCGGSETDSIPAPLSNCDDMKPHSSDIKAEDCEFDETCHTYDKRVKCGQSDKCFPKKSLLKRKRAHAGEKHFADSDCNLSFSERSELVLHMRSQTGNKQFSWSVCSERFTLKGHLITRTL